GTTGTGGTATAATGGACCTAGCAAGAAAAAGAAGGACATTTACTACATAACGGAGTGAAGGATATGCTTACGAAGGAAGAGCTGTTGGATGCGATTCGATCCATACAGGAACCAAGCTATAAACGCAGTCTTACGGAATTGAACCTTGTCCGGGACGTGATGATCAAGGAAGGCCGAATCGCCATGACGGTCATGGTTGCCGATCCGCAACTCGCCACATCGCTAGAGGAAGAGATTCGCGCAGTATTAGGTCCCATGAGCGAGAGTGAAGTTCATGTCAGGATGCGGCAAATGACCGATTTCGAAAAACAGGAAGCTGATAAAGCTGCCGGACTATCGACTGGAGATGGATCGGGCCAGCAGCGGAATGGCACGACAGCTCAGCAGCATACGCACGGACTGGACTTGAAAAGCGATATTCTGGACCCTCAATCGGGAGTGACGTTTATCGCGGTGGCAAGCGGCAAGGGGGGCGTAGGCAAATCGACTGTCACCGTCAACCTCGCAACGGCATTGGCAAGGAGCGGCAAGCGGGTAGGCATCATCGATGCGGATATTTACGGCTTCAGCGTTCCGGATATGATGGGGTTAGAGGGACGTCCGCAGTTAAAGAGCGAGAATGTTATAGAACCCATGGAGCGGTTCGGAGTCAAAGTAATGTCGATGGGTTTTTTCGTGGAAGACAATGCGCCAATTATTTGGCGTGGCCCGATGCTGGGCAAAATGCTGCGGAATTTCTTCTCTGAAGTCGATTGGGGAGAGCTTGACTACATGCTGCTCGATCTGCCGCCAGGAACCGGAGATATTGCCCTGGACGTACATCAGATGATTCCGCAAAGCAAAGAGATCATCGTCACAACCCCTCATGCAACAGCGGCTTTTGTGGCAGCTCGTGCTGGGGCCATGGCTGTTCATACCAACCATGAAATTTTGGGCGTTGTGGAGAATATGGCTTATTATGAATGCTCTGCCTGTGGTCAAAAGGACTACGTGTTCGGCAAGGGCGGCGGAGCCAAGCTCGCGGAAGAACTGCACACTGACTTGTTGGCGCATATTCCTCTTGGCGTACCGGACAATCACCCTCAAGAACCGGATTTTTCGCCATCCGTCTATAAAGCGGACACTGCCATTGGACAGATATATAACGAAATTGCCGAGCAAATCATTCGCAAAACCCGTTAACATAATCGAACAAGCCCAAGCCAATCCGGCTAGGGCTTGTTTGTCTTCGTGGCTTAGCTTCCGCCCGCGCCACCGCCACCGCCACCGCCGCTTTCTCCGCCACCGCCGCCGCCGCTTTCTCCACCGCCGGATTGTTCTTTCTTCGGCTTGCTCTCTTCCTCCATCACTTTCTTCATCAGTTCCATCAATTCAAGGCGGAACAGCGGGTTCTCCAAAGCTTCCTGCATGACAGTCATCGTTTGCTGCCTGTACTCCTTGCCTTTCAATACATCGAGCATCAAGTCCTTATACTCCTGGTTATTCATCACTTCCAGCAGCATGGTTTGATACTCAGGGTCCTTCATTAAGTCTTTATGCAATTTTTCGTTTTCCTTCTGTACGGCCTTGGCGAATTCGCCGGCGAATTTTGGGTCGGTCATCATTTGTTCCAGTACTTTTGGATAGCTGGGATCGGTCAGAACCTCTTTGACAGCCATTTGGATTTGTTGGCCATCCTCGCTTTTCAGCATTTGCATAATTTTCATTTCACTTTGACCTTGAGTGTTTTTTTGCTCCTCTTCCTGCTGCACTTCCTGTATGGCTTTTTTGCCTTCCTCTGTCTTCAAAATATCCACTACCATGGACTTCACTTCTTTGTAATCCATCGTGCCGCCTTGCTGATCGGTGCCGCAACCCGAGAGCAAGGCAATGATCAGGAGGAGGCATGTAATGCACGGCCCCAGCTTTCTCCAAGCGCTATGTTGATTCATGAGGGAGCCCCCTTTTCGACAGGATTGTGTCATTATGGATAGTATGCATTGTGTCCCCCACGGTTTATGTCGGAATGCGTTGGCTTTTTCCTGTTTCGGCTGGTACAATGTACTATGAATTCGTGTCGAAACAAATGGGGGAAACTACGGTGACTTTAAGAAAATGGTGGTATCTGTTCTGGACAACATTGCTGGTTGGCGGGGTGGCCGCATTTGTCCCGGGAAGCATCTTATTGTTCACGGATCGGACCTTTGTAGCCGATTTTACGACGGGGGAATACATCTTTAATTTGGTCCAGTTGTTCGGAGCGGGACTTATGTTCAGCGTGTTGAGTCAAATGGGCTTTTTCGCGTATCTGACACTAAATTATATTGCTCTTTCTATTTTTCGGCAGCCCGTGCTATGGAAGACCTTGCAGGTTATTGTGGTCGTCGTCGTTGCGTTTGACTTGGTTTATTTGCCATATAGTGCCGAGGGCTCCTCACCTTTATGGACGTATATGCTCCTGACTGCGCTGCTTGTTG
The window above is part of the Xylanibacillus composti genome. Proteins encoded here:
- the gerD gene encoding spore germination lipoprotein GerD; the encoded protein is MNQHSAWRKLGPCITCLLLIIALLSGCGTDQQGGTMDYKEVKSMVVDILKTEEGKKAIQEVQQEEEQKNTQGQSEMKIMQMLKSEDGQQIQMAVKEVLTDPSYPKVLEQMMTDPKFAGEFAKAVQKENEKLHKDLMKDPEYQTMLLEVMNNQEYKDLMLDVLKGKEYRQQTMTVMQEALENPLFRLELMELMKKVMEEESKPKKEQSGGGESGGGGGGESGGGGGGGAGGS
- a CDS encoding KinB-signaling pathway activation protein: MTLRKWWYLFWTTLLVGGVAAFVPGSILLFTDRTFVADFTTGEYIFNLVQLFGAGLMFSVLSQMGFFAYLTLNYIALSIFRQPVLWKTLQVIVVVVVAFDLVYLPYSAEGSSPLWTYMLLTALLVGLSALMANWKVRMTNKTAWIPTMFFLVTATALEAVPALQENNWNGIVTMMIPLFACNAWQILKLHTLVGTGSQAQGN
- a CDS encoding Mrp/NBP35 family ATP-binding protein, with amino-acid sequence MLTKEELLDAIRSIQEPSYKRSLTELNLVRDVMIKEGRIAMTVMVADPQLATSLEEEIRAVLGPMSESEVHVRMRQMTDFEKQEADKAAGLSTGDGSGQQRNGTTAQQHTHGLDLKSDILDPQSGVTFIAVASGKGGVGKSTVTVNLATALARSGKRVGIIDADIYGFSVPDMMGLEGRPQLKSENVIEPMERFGVKVMSMGFFVEDNAPIIWRGPMLGKMLRNFFSEVDWGELDYMLLDLPPGTGDIALDVHQMIPQSKEIIVTTPHATAAFVAARAGAMAVHTNHEILGVVENMAYYECSACGQKDYVFGKGGGAKLAEELHTDLLAHIPLGVPDNHPQEPDFSPSVYKADTAIGQIYNEIAEQIIRKTR